A genomic stretch from Flavobacterium sp. KS-LB2 includes:
- a CDS encoding T9SS sorting signal type C domain-containing protein, whose translation MKILLPKPTFFSVVFLFLSLFFANILCAQITGDYRSVGIGNWTALSSWQYYNGTAWVTPSGTSPQGYPGQFAGTGTVTIRNGSNITINTSTPNNFSSLVVGEGTSGVLTVGADINVLTLNVKINASALVKFSGNNEIRFPSNTSILINAPGKFDDDGTCNNNVAVYLGSVKFAVCKGAGNSEYTFDQVNTSGGTLVANVSSISPVCQNSTINLFGSYSGIAGKTISEGSTSGVNYSWSIKDPNNVITTSSSQNPNFTASLSGNYSVTLTCETYFGSALFTNSKTISVVVNAIPAVPVKESIKHPDCLVATGSVVLSGLPLGTWTITANPATAGLTGLIGSGATTTVAGLAQGASYTFSVSNGTCTSTPTASVIVNSIVTTTSSDGVNWSSPPTLLTVGIITAPTAAPISLTTNTELCSCTVSASTNLTVNSGITLKLQDKLTVNGTLTFENNSSLVQINDNANNTGNITYRRSSSTSRETDYTYWSSPVAGQILKNVSIKTPSEFFYSFNAAADDWNQEDSANVMAVGRGYIIRGPYYATTPPPGFHEAPFQGVPNNGPINVAIPSSVGETSNLIGNPYPSALDTDLFLKTNSSVLEGTLYFWTHNTAIGIGVSNPGTGVYAYSSDDYATYNLTGGTATRIGNFVGAVEQTSNKPNGKIAAGQGFFTTGKATGGDVIYNNKMRVSGGTLGVNNSQFFKTNNTKSKTTSSVEKHRVWLNLTNAQGAFKQMLVGYITDATNGYDNAFDGQSFDGNEFVDFYSINDNKNLTIQGRALPFDKNDEIVLGYSSTIEGAFSISIDQVDGILVSEDVFIEDKTTNTIKNLNKGAYNFSTKAGSFNDRFVLRYTDKTLGTDDFDKTGNQVLISKDKNELKIKSEAESIERITVFDLLGKKVFDKETVNSNEFSISNGTLNKQIVIIKVILTNGNIISKKVIY comes from the coding sequence TCCAAATAATTTTTCTTCATTGGTTGTTGGAGAGGGGACTTCTGGGGTTTTAACAGTAGGTGCTGACATTAATGTATTAACTTTAAACGTGAAAATTAATGCATCAGCTTTAGTTAAATTTTCAGGAAATAATGAAATACGTTTTCCGTCAAATACAAGTATATTAATTAATGCTCCTGGTAAATTTGATGATGATGGAACTTGTAACAACAATGTTGCTGTTTATTTAGGGTCTGTTAAATTTGCAGTATGTAAAGGTGCAGGTAATTCTGAATATACATTCGATCAAGTTAATACATCTGGTGGTACATTAGTAGCTAATGTTAGCTCAATTTCTCCAGTTTGTCAAAATAGCACTATTAATTTATTTGGCTCTTATTCGGGAATAGCAGGAAAAACAATTTCAGAAGGTTCAACTTCAGGAGTAAATTATTCTTGGTCAATCAAGGATCCAAATAATGTTATTACTACAAGCTCTTCCCAAAATCCAAATTTTACAGCGAGCTTGTCAGGAAATTACTCAGTTACGCTTACGTGTGAAACCTATTTTGGGAGCGCTTTATTTACTAATTCAAAAACAATCTCAGTAGTTGTTAATGCTATACCGGCTGTACCAGTAAAAGAATCAATTAAACATCCAGATTGTTTAGTAGCAACGGGTAGTGTAGTTTTAAGCGGTTTACCGTTAGGGACTTGGACAATAACTGCAAATCCTGCAACAGCCGGTTTAACTGGATTAATAGGTTCAGGTGCTACTACAACTGTTGCAGGCTTGGCTCAAGGTGCTAGTTATACTTTCTCTGTGTCTAATGGCACTTGTACATCAACGCCTACTGCTTCAGTTATTGTTAATAGTATAGTAACGACTACTTCATCCGACGGAGTTAATTGGTCAAGTCCTCCTACATTATTAACAGTGGGTATTATTACAGCGCCAACAGCAGCACCCATCTCTTTGACGACAAATACGGAACTTTGTTCTTGCACGGTAAGTGCCAGTACAAATTTAACTGTCAATTCTGGAATAACACTAAAACTTCAAGATAAACTTACTGTAAATGGAACCTTAACTTTCGAGAACAATTCAAGTTTGGTACAAATTAATGATAATGCTAATAATACAGGTAATATAACTTACAGGAGAAGTAGTTCTACAAGTAGAGAGACAGATTATACCTATTGGTCTTCACCGGTTGCAGGGCAAATTTTGAAAAATGTTTCTATTAAAACCCCTTCTGAATTTTTTTATTCATTTAACGCAGCTGCAGATGATTGGAATCAAGAAGATTCTGCTAATGTAATGGCAGTAGGTCGAGGGTACATCATTAGAGGTCCTTATTATGCCACAACGCCACCTCCAGGGTTTCATGAAGCTCCTTTTCAAGGGGTTCCAAATAATGGTCCCATTAATGTTGCCATTCCTTCTTCAGTAGGAGAAACATCGAATCTTATAGGTAATCCTTATCCATCCGCTTTAGATACAGATTTGTTTTTAAAAACAAATAGTTCGGTTTTAGAAGGAACCCTTTATTTTTGGACTCATAATACAGCAATAGGTATTGGTGTTAGTAATCCAGGGACTGGAGTTTATGCCTATTCGTCTGATGATTATGCTACTTATAATCTAACTGGCGGAACAGCAACAAGAATTGGTAATTTTGTAGGGGCAGTAGAACAAACATCAAATAAACCTAATGGTAAGATTGCTGCTGGTCAAGGATTTTTCACTACGGGTAAAGCAACTGGTGGAGATGTCATATATAATAACAAGATGCGTGTTTCTGGAGGTACTTTAGGTGTAAATAATTCTCAATTTTTCAAGACGAATAATACAAAATCAAAGACAACAAGTTCAGTCGAGAAACATCGTGTTTGGCTTAATTTAACTAATGCTCAAGGAGCTTTCAAACAGATGTTAGTTGGATATATTACTGATGCTACTAACGGGTATGATAATGCTTTTGATGGACAAAGTTTTGATGGGAATGAGTTTGTAGATTTTTATAGTATTAATGATAATAAAAACTTGACAATACAAGGAAGAGCATTGCCATTTGATAAAAACGATGAAATAGTATTGGGGTATAGTTCAACTATTGAGGGTGCTTTTTCAATAAGTATTGATCAAGTGGATGGAATATTAGTTTCTGAAGATGTTTTTATTGAAGATAAAACCACCAATACTATTAAAAACCTTAATAAAGGAGCGTATAATTTTTCAACAAAAGCAGGGTCTTTTAACGATCGTTTTGTACTTCGTTATACTGATAAAACTCTGGGAACTGATGACTTTGATAAAACAGGAAATCAGGTTTTAATTTCTAAAGATAAAAATGAATTAAAAATAAAGTCAGAAGCTGAAAGTATAGAACGAATCACAGTTTTTGATTTACTTGGAAAGAAAGTCTTTGATAAAGAAACTGTAAACAGTAATGAATTTAGTATTTCAAATGGCACTTTGAATAAACAAATAGTAATAATCAAAGTGATATTGACCAACGGAAATATAATCTCTAAAAAAGTCATTTATTAG